A stretch of the Lactuca sativa cultivar Salinas chromosome 9, Lsat_Salinas_v11, whole genome shotgun sequence genome encodes the following:
- the LOC111902206 gene encoding cyclin-dependent protein kinase inhibitor SMR3, which translates to MSSDTQQPHERNSSATSTPPLTEELSRTALEFQNQEQEDENILGLTIKLTSSVREFNNGGQDFEEEDEPRTPTSSDQKIPVTTTCPPAPRKPKTVPRGNKRKTRSFQRISVDLRVVMNAMFAPVTIPDYMAGDLGTGDHSKKVKKANVATGS; encoded by the coding sequence ATGAGCTCCGATACCCAACAACCACATGAACGCAATTCATCGGCAACGTCAACGCCACCGTTGACAGAAGAGCTCAGTCGTACTGCATTAGAATTTCAaaatcaagaacaagaagatgaaAATATTTTAGGTTTGACGATCAAACTGACATCGTCTGTTAGAGAATTCAACAATGGTGGCCAGGATTTTGAGGAAGAAGACGAACCCAGAACTCCGACGTCTTCAGATCAGAAAATTCCGGTAACAACCACCTGTCCACCGGCACCCAGAAAACCTAAAACAGTTCCTAGAGGTAATAAGAGAAAGACGCGGAGTTTCCAGAGAATTTCGGTCGATTTGAGAGTGGTTATGAATGCGATGTTTGCTCCGGTCACCATACCTGATTATATGGCGGGAGATCTTGGCACCGGCGATCATTCCAAGAAAGTCAAGAAAGCTAATGTCGCCACCGGCTCGTGA
- the LOC111902207 gene encoding ENTH domain-containing protein C794.11c, with protein sequence MSILGKINNSENLGSSSSFHEFKKQASFFLKEKIKTARLALTDVTPAQLLVEESTNGNPWAPDARTLKMISKAAFEIDDYWRIVNVLHNRLVRFDANNWRISYKAVVVLEHLLTHGPESVAEEFQTHKDAIQEMTNFQYIDEKGFNWGLNVRLKSERTLKFLNELSSLKEERAKARKLSRGIEGFGSFNHRISSGHGVLQQSSLEKYKRSHSQFIEHGDLDENQISPMIQDENSYSRNPIKKTPEISQVSDGFGGNMIVEKLGSQLSSKENMAPKEDHIVGESNPLLGDVKGDSWVMIDVGEEDEKDHPFNNEENQAKMSLI encoded by the exons ATGTCAATTTTAGGAAAAATCAACAACAGTGAAAATCTGGGCTCATCATCATCTTTCCATGAATTCAAAAAACAGGCTTCTTTCTTCCTCAAGGAAAAAATCAAGACTGCTCGATTAGCTTTGACCGATGTTACCCCTGCTCAACT ATTGGTTGAAGAATCAACAAACGGGAATCCATGGGCGCCAGATGCACGTACCTTGAAGATGATATCAAAAGCTGCTTTTGAAATCGATGATTACTGGAGAATCGTTAATGTTCTTCACAACAG ATTGGTGAGATTTGATGCAAACAACTGGAGGATATCATATAAAGCTGTGGTGGTATTAGAACACTTGTTGACACATGGCCCTGAAAGCGTTGCAGAAGAATTTCAAACTCACAAAGATGCTATTCAAGAGATGACCAATTTTCAATATATCGATGAAAAAGG ATTCAATTGGGGGCTTAATGTAAGACTGAAATCAGAAAGAACCTTAAAATTTCTGAATGAATTGAGTTCGCTAAAAGAAGAGAGAGCAAAAGCAAGGAAATTAAGTAGAGGAATTGAAGGATTTGGGAGTTTTAACCATAGGATTTCTTCAGGACACGGTGTTCTTCAACAATCTTCTTTGGAAAAATACAAAAGGTCTCATTCCCAATTCATTGAACATGGAGATCTCGATGAAAACCAAATCTCACCCATGATCCAAGATGAGAATTCATATTCAAGAAACCCCATCAAAAAAACCCCTGAGATTTCACAAGTTTCTGATGGATTTGGTGGCAATATGATAGTGGAAAAGTTGGGAAGTCAATTGAGTTCTAAAGAAAATATGGCTCCAAAAGAGGACCATATTGTAGGGGAATCGAATCCTTTGTTGGGTGATGTGAAAGGTGATTCATGGGTTATGATAGATGTTGGAGAAGAAGACGAAAAAGATCATCCTTTCAACAATGAAGAAAACCAAGCGAAAATGTCTCTGATATGA